One Streptosporangium becharense genomic window, GACCTACTCGCTGATCCTGGCCACCTTCCTGGGCACCATGGGGCTGCCCCACGTGCTGGTCCGTTTCTACACCAACCCCGACGGCCGGGCCGCCCGCCGCACGACGCTGGTGGTGCTGTCGTTGCTGGGCGCCTTCTACCTGCTGCCCGCCGTCTACGGCGTGCTGGGCCGGATCTACGTGCCGGAGCTGAAGGGCAGCGACACGGTGGTGCTGACGCTGCCCGGCCGGCTGGTCGGCGGGGTGGCCGGTGATCTGCTGACGGCGCTGGTGACGGCGGGGGCGTTCGCGGCGTTCCTGTCGACCTCCTCCGGGCTGACGGTCTCGGTGGCGGGGGTCATCGGGCAGGACATCCTCAAGGGCGGGGTGCGCTCGTTCCGGGCGGCGTCGGTGGTGGCCGTGATCGTGCCGCTGGTCCTGGCGACGTCGGCGCGCGCGTTGCCGGTCGCCGACGTCGTGGGCCTGGCGTTCGCGGTGGCGGCCTCGTCCTTCTGCCCGCTGCTGGTGCTGGGCATCTGGTGGCGGCGGCTGACCCCGGTGGGTGCGCTGGCCGGCCTGCTCGTCGGTGGGGGGCTCGCCTGCGGCGCGGTGCTGACGACGATCGGCGGCGGGCCGCACACCGGTCTGCTCGGTGCCCTGCTGGCCCAACCGGCCGCGTGGACGGTGCCGATCGCCTTTGTCGTCATGGTGGCTGTGTCGTTGCTCACCCCGGGGCACATCCCGCCGAACGTGGCGCGCACGATGGTGCGCCTGCACGCTCCCGAGACCCTTGATCTCGACCGCGGCGACTGGCGTCCCCGGTCCCTGTGAGCCTCCCGTGTCCCGCTGAGGCCCCCGTGCCAAGCCGCCGGCGTTGAGCCGCGGGCGCCTCGGCACCGGCCTTCTGACGCGCTTCTCCGCCCGCCGGACC contains:
- a CDS encoding sodium/solute symporter — protein: MSTAYGVTAVVLVVLAAVLIGAFGIRLSRTTSDFYVASRTVSPLWNASAIGGEYLSAASFLGIAGLILTYGADMLWLPVGWTGGYLVLLVLVSAPLRRSGAYTLPDFAEARLESMAVRRTAGVLVVLIGWLYLMPQFQSAGLVLRAITGAPTWAGGLLVAAVVSVNVMSGGMRSITFVQAFQYWLKLTALAVPLVFLLLAWRAEGAPGMSARDAAVWALPLSSGREYGLYSTYSLILATFLGTMGLPHVLVRFYTNPDGRAARRTTLVVLSLLGAFYLLPAVYGVLGRIYVPELKGSDTVVLTLPGRLVGGVAGDLLTALVTAGAFAAFLSTSSGLTVSVAGVIGQDILKGGVRSFRAASVVAVIVPLVLATSARALPVADVVGLAFAVAASSFCPLLVLGIWWRRLTPVGALAGLLVGGGLACGAVLTTIGGGPHTGLLGALLAQPAAWTVPIAFVVMVAVSLLTPGHIPPNVARTMVRLHAPETLDLDRGDWRPRSL